One Streptomyces sp. B21-105 genomic region harbors:
- a CDS encoding rhamnulokinase yields MRSYAAVDLGASSGRVMVGRVGPDTLDLTEAHRFANRPVRLPEGLRWDVLSLYAGVLDGLRAAGRVDSVGIDSWAVDYGLLDADGALLGNPVHYRDARTEGVAEKVWASMPAAELYAATGLQYAPFNTLYQLTAAASTAQLAQARRLLLIPDLLTYWLTGEQGTELTNASTTQLIDPRAGDWSHAVADRLGIDLTLFAPLRRPGDPAGLLRDRVLEETGLTGPVPVTTVGSHDTASAVAAVPAVDERFAYICTGTWSLAGLELTAPVLTEESRAANFTNELGLDGTVRYLRNIMGLWLLQECMRAWDHPDLAELLRDAADAPALRSVVDAGDAVFLAPGRMPERIAEACRASGQPVPGTPGEITRCILDSLALAHRRAVEDAQRLAGHAVDVVHIVGGGTRNTLLCQLTADACGLPVVAGPTEAAALGNVLVQARAHGLVGDRADMRALLARTQPLTRYTPRGDAGLWREAEARLATR; encoded by the coding sequence GTGCGGTCCTACGCCGCCGTCGACCTCGGCGCGTCCAGCGGGCGCGTCATGGTCGGCCGCGTCGGCCCCGACACGCTGGACCTGACCGAGGCGCACCGCTTCGCCAACCGCCCGGTCCGCCTCCCCGAGGGGCTGCGCTGGGACGTGCTGTCCCTGTACGCGGGAGTGCTGGACGGGCTCCGCGCGGCGGGCCGGGTGGACTCCGTCGGCATCGACAGCTGGGCCGTGGACTACGGTCTGCTGGACGCCGACGGGGCGCTCCTCGGCAACCCGGTGCACTACCGGGACGCACGCACCGAGGGTGTCGCCGAGAAGGTGTGGGCGAGCATGCCGGCGGCCGAGCTGTACGCGGCGACCGGTCTGCAGTACGCGCCGTTCAACACCCTCTACCAGCTGACGGCCGCCGCCTCCACGGCGCAGCTGGCGCAGGCGCGGCGGCTGCTGCTCATCCCGGACCTGCTGACGTACTGGCTGACCGGCGAGCAGGGCACCGAGCTGACGAACGCCTCGACGACACAGCTGATCGACCCCCGCGCCGGCGACTGGTCCCACGCCGTCGCCGACCGGCTCGGCATCGACCTCACCCTGTTCGCCCCGCTGCGGCGGCCCGGCGACCCGGCGGGGCTGCTGCGGGACCGGGTGCTGGAGGAGACGGGCCTCACCGGACCGGTGCCGGTCACCACGGTCGGCTCGCACGACACCGCGTCGGCGGTGGCGGCCGTCCCGGCCGTCGACGAGCGGTTCGCCTACATCTGCACCGGCACCTGGTCGCTGGCCGGCCTGGAGCTGACGGCGCCCGTGCTCACCGAGGAGAGCCGCGCCGCCAACTTCACCAACGAGCTGGGGCTGGACGGCACGGTCCGCTATCTGCGCAACATCATGGGACTGTGGCTGCTCCAGGAGTGCATGCGCGCCTGGGACCACCCCGACCTGGCGGAACTGCTGCGGGACGCGGCGGACGCGCCCGCGCTGCGCTCGGTCGTGGACGCGGGGGACGCCGTCTTCCTGGCGCCCGGGCGGATGCCGGAGCGGATCGCCGAGGCCTGCCGCGCCTCGGGGCAGCCGGTCCCGGGCACACCCGGCGAGATCACCCGCTGCATCCTCGACTCCCTGGCCCTGGCGCACCGCAGGGCGGTCGAGGACGCGCAGCGGCTGGCCGGCCATGCCGTCGACGTGGTCCACATCGTCGGGGGCGGCACCCGCAACACGCTCCTGTGCCAGCTCACCGCCGACGCCTGCGGGCTGCCCGTGGTGGCCGGTCCGACGGAGGCGGCCGCGCTCGGCAACGTGCTCGTCCAGGCCCGGGCCCACGGGCTGGTCGGCGACCGCGCCGACATGCGCGCTCTGCTCGCCCGCACCCAGCCCCTGACGCGCTACACGCCGCGCGGCGACGCCGGCCTGTGGCGGGAGGCGGAGGCCCGTCTCGCCACACGGTGA
- a CDS encoding bifunctional aldolase/short-chain dehydrogenase, which produces MSTHPEAAALLARSNRLGADPRNTNYAGGNTSAKGSDTDPVTGGDVELLWVKGSGGDLGTLTEAGLAVLRLDRLRALRDVYPGVEREDEMVAAFDYCLHGKGGAAPSIDTAMHGLVDAAHVDHLHPDSGIALACAADGEKLTAECFGDAVAWVPWRRPGFQLGLDIAAIKAANPQAIGVILGGHGVTAWGDSAEECERNSLHIIRAAEAFLAEKGRAEPFGPVLEGYRPLPESERRKRAAALAPYVRAIASQDRPQVGHFDDSDVVLDFTARAEHPRLAALGTSCPDHFLRTKVRPLVLDLPPTAPLHEAVDRLGELHTAYREEYAAYYARHAEPDSPAMRGADPAIVLVPGVGMFSFGKDKQTARVAGEFYVNAINVMRGAEAVSSYAPIEESEKFRIEYWALEEAKLQRMPKAKPLATRVALVTGGGSGIGKAIAHRLAAEGACVVVADLNGENAAAVAEELGGPDKAVAVTVDVTSEEQIAAAFDAAALAFGGVDLVVNNAGISISKPLLETSAKDWDLQHDIMARGSFLVSREAARTMIAQRLGGDIVYIASKNAVFAGPNNIAYSATKADQAHQVRLLAAELGEHGIRVNGVNPDGVVRGSGIFAGGWGAQRAATYGIEEEKLGEFYAQRTILKREVLPEHVANAVFALTGGELTHTTGLHVPVDAGVAAAFLR; this is translated from the coding sequence ATGTCCACCCACCCCGAAGCCGCGGCTCTCCTCGCCCGGTCCAACCGGCTCGGCGCCGATCCCCGCAACACCAACTACGCCGGCGGCAACACGTCGGCCAAGGGCTCCGACACCGACCCCGTCACCGGCGGGGACGTCGAGCTGCTGTGGGTGAAGGGGTCGGGCGGCGACCTCGGCACGCTCACCGAGGCCGGACTGGCCGTGCTGCGGCTGGACCGGCTGCGGGCACTGCGGGACGTCTACCCGGGCGTCGAGCGCGAGGACGAGATGGTCGCCGCGTTCGACTACTGCCTGCACGGCAAGGGCGGGGCCGCCCCCTCCATCGACACCGCGATGCACGGGCTCGTCGACGCCGCGCACGTCGATCATCTGCACCCGGACTCCGGCATCGCGCTCGCCTGCGCCGCCGACGGGGAGAAGCTGACCGCCGAGTGCTTCGGCGACGCGGTCGCCTGGGTGCCGTGGCGGCGCCCCGGGTTCCAGCTGGGCCTGGACATCGCCGCCATCAAGGCGGCCAACCCGCAGGCCATCGGTGTGATCCTCGGCGGTCACGGCGTCACCGCCTGGGGCGACAGCGCCGAGGAGTGCGAGCGCAACTCGCTGCACATCATCCGCGCCGCCGAGGCGTTCCTCGCCGAGAAGGGCAGGGCCGAGCCCTTCGGTCCCGTCCTCGAGGGCTACCGGCCGCTGCCCGAGAGCGAGCGCCGCAAGCGGGCGGCCGCGCTCGCGCCGTACGTGCGGGCGATCGCCTCCCAGGACCGGCCGCAGGTCGGACACTTCGACGACTCGGACGTCGTCCTCGACTTCACCGCGCGGGCCGAGCACCCGCGGCTCGCCGCGCTCGGCACCTCCTGCCCCGACCACTTCCTGCGCACCAAGGTGCGGCCGCTGGTCCTGGACCTGCCGCCGACCGCCCCGCTCCACGAGGCCGTGGACCGGCTCGGGGAGCTGCACACCGCCTACCGCGAGGAATACGCCGCCTACTACGCGCGGCACGCCGAGCCCGACTCCCCCGCGATGCGCGGCGCCGACCCGGCGATCGTGCTGGTGCCGGGCGTGGGCATGTTCTCCTTCGGCAAGGACAAGCAGACCGCCCGGGTGGCCGGCGAGTTCTACGTCAACGCGATCAACGTGATGCGCGGCGCCGAGGCGGTGTCCTCGTACGCGCCGATCGAGGAGTCGGAGAAGTTCCGCATCGAGTACTGGGCGCTCGAGGAGGCCAAGCTCCAGCGGATGCCGAAGGCCAAGCCGCTCGCCACCCGGGTCGCCCTGGTGACGGGAGGCGGCAGCGGGATCGGCAAGGCGATCGCGCACCGGCTGGCCGCCGAGGGCGCCTGCGTGGTCGTCGCCGATCTCAACGGCGAGAACGCGGCCGCCGTCGCCGAGGAGCTCGGCGGGCCCGACAAGGCCGTCGCGGTCACCGTCGACGTGACGTCCGAGGAGCAGATCGCCGCCGCCTTCGACGCTGCCGCGCTCGCCTTCGGCGGGGTCGACCTGGTCGTCAACAACGCCGGCATCTCGATCTCCAAGCCGCTGCTGGAGACGTCTGCGAAGGACTGGGACCTCCAGCACGACATCATGGCCCGCGGGTCCTTCCTCGTCTCCCGCGAGGCCGCCCGCACGATGATCGCGCAGCGCCTCGGCGGCGACATCGTCTACATCGCCTCGAAGAACGCCGTCTTCGCCGGGCCCAACAACATCGCCTACTCCGCCACCAAGGCCGACCAGGCCCACCAGGTGCGGCTGCTCGCGGCCGAACTGGGCGAGCACGGCATCCGCGTCAACGGGGTCAACCCGGACGGCGTGGTGCGCGGCTCGGGCATCTTCGCCGGCGGGTGGGGCGCCCAGCGGGCCGCCACCTACGGCATCGAGGAGGAGAAGCTGGGCGAGTTCTACGCGCAGCGGACCATCCTCAAGCGCGAGGTGCTGCCCGAGCACGTGGCGAACGCCGTGTTCGCGCTGACCGGCGGCGAGCTCACCCACACCACCGGACTCCATGTCCCCGTCGACGCGGGTGTGGCGGCCGCGTTCCTCCGGTGA
- the rhaI gene encoding L-rhamnose isomerase has protein sequence MTDLVAVKAALKTQAVETPSWAYGNSGTRFKVFAQQGVPRTPQEKLDDAAQVHAVTGAAPTVALHIPWDKVEDYSALAKHAEDRGVKLGAINSNTFQDDAYKLGSICHPEAAVRRKAVDHLLECVDIMDATGSTDLKLWFADGTNYPGQDDIRGRQDRLAEGLAEVYERLGDGQRMLLEYKFFEPAFYATDVPDWGTAYAHCLKLGTKAQVVVDTGHHAPGTNIEFIVATLLRENKLGGFDFNSRFYADDDLMVGAADPFQLFRIMYEVVRGGGFTSDVAFMLDQCHNIEAKIPAIIRSVMNVQEATAKALLVDASALAAAQASGDVLEANAVLMDAYNTDVRPLLREVREESGLHPDPIAAYRASGWAEKIVAERVGGEQAGWGA, from the coding sequence GTGACCGACCTCGTCGCCGTGAAGGCCGCGCTGAAGACCCAGGCCGTCGAGACGCCGTCATGGGCGTACGGGAACTCGGGGACCCGTTTCAAGGTGTTCGCCCAGCAGGGAGTTCCGCGCACCCCGCAGGAGAAACTGGACGACGCGGCGCAGGTGCACGCGGTCACCGGGGCTGCCCCCACCGTCGCGCTGCACATCCCGTGGGACAAGGTGGAGGACTACTCCGCGCTCGCCAAGCACGCCGAGGACCGGGGCGTGAAGCTGGGAGCCATCAACTCCAACACCTTCCAGGACGACGCCTACAAGCTGGGCAGCATCTGCCACCCGGAGGCGGCGGTGCGCCGCAAGGCCGTCGACCACCTGCTCGAGTGCGTCGACATCATGGACGCGACGGGTTCCACCGATCTGAAGCTGTGGTTCGCGGACGGCACGAACTATCCCGGCCAGGACGACATCCGTGGACGCCAGGACCGGCTCGCGGAGGGTCTCGCCGAGGTGTACGAGCGGCTGGGCGACGGGCAGCGGATGCTGCTGGAGTACAAGTTCTTCGAGCCGGCGTTCTATGCGACGGACGTCCCGGACTGGGGCACGGCCTACGCGCACTGTCTGAAGCTCGGCACCAAGGCACAGGTCGTGGTCGACACCGGCCACCACGCGCCCGGCACCAACATCGAGTTCATCGTCGCCACGCTGTTGCGCGAGAACAAGCTCGGCGGGTTCGACTTCAACTCCCGGTTCTACGCCGACGACGACCTGATGGTGGGCGCGGCGGACCCCTTCCAGCTGTTCCGGATCATGTACGAGGTGGTGCGCGGCGGCGGGTTCACCTCCGACGTGGCGTTCATGCTCGACCAGTGCCACAACATCGAGGCGAAGATCCCGGCGATCATCCGCTCCGTGATGAACGTCCAGGAGGCGACGGCCAAGGCGCTGCTCGTCGACGCCTCGGCCCTGGCCGCCGCGCAGGCCTCCGGCGACGTCCTGGAAGCCAACGCGGTGCTGATGGACGCGTACAACACGGACGTGCGGCCGCTGCTGCGCGAGGTACGCGAGGAGAGCGGGCTGCACCCCGACCCCATCGCCGCCTACCGGGCGTCCGGATGGGCGGAGAAGATCGTCGCAGAACGGGTGGGAGGGGAGCAGGCCGGTTGGGGCGCGTGA
- a CDS encoding sugar ABC transporter ATP-binding protein, which translates to MTHPSDTGPAPVLALRDVTKSFGAVRALRGVSLELFPGEVHALAGENGAGKSTLIKTLAGVHRPDSGRVLLDGESVVFHGPGDARDAGIAVIYQEPTLFPDLSIAENIFMGRQPRRALRRIDHKATHAATAALMQRLGVDLDPDRPARGLSIADQQIVEIAKALSFDARVLIMDEPTAALTGSEVARLFGVVRTLREQGAAVLFISHRLEEIFEICQRVTTLRDGAWIASEPIEGMTEDDLVRRMVGRELDELYPKQDVTPGEVALSVRRLTREGVFTDVSFEVRRGEIVGLAGLVGAGRTEVARAVFGIDRWDAGEVFVDGRPLTNGAPSTAMSAGLALVPEDRRAQGLVMDMSIERNIGLTGLRTTVKAGLMDRGAERSRSLDWAVKLQVKYARIADSVNTLSGGNQQKVVLAKWLATGPKVLIVDEPTRGIDVGTKAEVHRLLSELAADGVAVLMISSDLPEILGMADRVLVMHEGRLTAEIARTDATEETVMAAATGRAAA; encoded by the coding sequence ATGACCCACCCGTCCGACACGGGACCAGCCCCGGTGCTGGCACTGAGGGACGTGACCAAGTCCTTCGGAGCCGTACGCGCCCTGCGGGGCGTCTCCCTGGAGCTGTTCCCCGGCGAGGTGCACGCCCTCGCCGGCGAGAACGGCGCGGGCAAGTCGACCTTGATCAAGACCCTTGCGGGGGTGCACCGACCGGACTCCGGCCGGGTGCTGCTCGACGGCGAGTCCGTCGTCTTCCACGGTCCCGGCGACGCCCGCGACGCCGGAATCGCGGTGATCTACCAGGAGCCCACGCTCTTCCCCGACCTGTCGATCGCCGAGAACATCTTCATGGGCCGACAGCCCCGGCGGGCCCTTCGCCGCATCGACCACAAGGCCACCCACGCCGCCACCGCCGCCCTGATGCAGCGTCTCGGCGTGGACCTCGACCCCGATCGCCCGGCGCGCGGCCTGTCCATCGCCGACCAGCAGATCGTCGAGATCGCCAAGGCGCTCTCCTTCGACGCCCGCGTCCTGATCATGGACGAGCCCACCGCCGCCCTCACCGGCAGCGAGGTCGCCCGGCTCTTCGGCGTGGTGCGCACCCTGCGCGAACAGGGCGCGGCCGTGCTGTTCATCTCGCACCGGCTCGAGGAGATCTTCGAGATCTGCCAGCGGGTGACCACCCTGCGCGACGGGGCGTGGATCGCCAGCGAGCCGATCGAGGGCATGACCGAGGACGACCTGGTCCGCCGGATGGTCGGCCGCGAACTCGACGAGCTCTACCCCAAGCAGGACGTCACACCGGGCGAAGTCGCCCTGAGCGTCCGTCGGCTGACCCGCGAGGGCGTCTTCACCGACGTCTCCTTCGAGGTCCGGCGCGGCGAGATCGTCGGCCTCGCCGGACTCGTCGGGGCCGGCCGCACCGAGGTCGCCAGGGCGGTCTTCGGCATCGACCGCTGGGACGCCGGCGAGGTCTTCGTGGACGGCCGTCCGCTCACCAACGGAGCACCCTCCACCGCGATGTCCGCGGGCCTCGCCCTGGTCCCCGAGGACCGGCGCGCCCAGGGCCTGGTGATGGACATGTCCATCGAGCGCAACATCGGCCTCACCGGTCTGCGCACCACCGTCAAGGCCGGACTGATGGACCGCGGCGCCGAACGCAGCCGCTCCCTCGACTGGGCCGTCAAGCTCCAGGTGAAGTACGCCCGGATCGCCGACAGCGTCAACACCCTCTCCGGCGGCAACCAGCAGAAGGTCGTGCTCGCCAAGTGGCTGGCCACCGGCCCCAAGGTGCTGATCGTCGACGAGCCGACGCGCGGCATCGACGTCGGAACCAAGGCCGAGGTGCACCGGCTGCTGAGCGAGCTGGCCGCCGACGGGGTCGCCGTCCTGATGATCTCCTCCGACCTGCCCGAGATCCTCGGCATGGCCGACCGCGTGCTGGTGATGCACGAGGGCCGGCTCACCGCCGAGATCGCCCGTACCGACGCCACCGAGGAAACCGTGATGGCCGCAGCCACCGGGAGGGCCGCCGCATGA
- a CDS encoding ABC transporter permease, protein MTVTTPHEAPVAGTPKSSGTRLVDRVFKMRELAILVVFLVMIAVTQAGNSEFLSEQGIKDLLLNATILVLVATGQSLVVITRNVDLSVGSTLGVSAFATGTYLHGGGNPVIAIALAILLGVGFGLLNGLLVSLGQVPALVVTLGTLYIIRGIDSIWVGSRQITAADLPGSFVDFGSGGLSAVPWLALIAVVVLIATAYYLKHFGSGRELYALGSNPEAARLAGIPVRKRILAAYTFCGGLAGLAGAMYLARFGNVDSGTGNGYELTVVSAVVVGGVVFTGGSGSVYGAALGALLLTSINSVLPALGVSSVWVLAINGVLLLLAIAVDRIVALRVASALKKKSASVPAVEKGEARA, encoded by the coding sequence ATGACGGTGACCACTCCCCACGAGGCCCCCGTCGCCGGGACGCCGAAATCCAGCGGCACCCGGCTGGTCGACCGTGTCTTCAAGATGCGCGAACTCGCCATCCTGGTCGTCTTCCTGGTGATGATCGCCGTCACCCAGGCCGGCAACAGCGAGTTCCTCTCCGAGCAGGGCATCAAGGACCTGCTGCTGAACGCGACCATCCTGGTGCTGGTCGCCACCGGCCAGTCCCTGGTCGTCATCACCCGCAACGTCGACCTCTCGGTCGGCTCCACCCTCGGCGTCAGCGCCTTCGCCACCGGCACCTATCTGCACGGCGGCGGCAACCCGGTGATCGCGATCGCCCTGGCGATCCTGCTGGGCGTCGGCTTCGGGCTGCTCAACGGCCTGCTGGTCAGCCTCGGACAGGTGCCCGCCCTGGTCGTCACCCTCGGCACGCTGTACATCATCCGCGGCATCGACTCCATCTGGGTCGGCTCCCGGCAGATCACCGCGGCCGACCTGCCGGGCTCCTTCGTCGACTTCGGCTCCGGCGGCCTCTCGGCGGTGCCGTGGCTGGCGCTCATCGCGGTCGTCGTCCTGATCGCGACCGCCTACTACCTCAAGCACTTCGGCAGCGGACGCGAGCTGTACGCGCTCGGCTCCAACCCCGAAGCCGCCCGGCTCGCCGGCATCCCGGTCCGCAAGCGGATCCTCGCCGCCTACACGTTCTGCGGCGGCCTCGCCGGTCTCGCCGGCGCCATGTACCTGGCCCGGTTCGGCAACGTCGACTCCGGGACCGGCAACGGCTACGAACTCACCGTCGTCAGCGCGGTCGTGGTCGGCGGCGTCGTCTTCACCGGCGGCTCCGGCAGCGTCTACGGCGCCGCCCTCGGCGCCCTGCTCCTCACCTCCATCAACAGCGTCCTGCCCGCCCTCGGCGTCAGCTCCGTCTGGGTGCTCGCCATCAACGGCGTGCTGCTCCTGCTGGCCATCGCGGTCGACCGGATCGTGGCGCTGCGGGTGGCGTCCGCCCTGAAGAAGAAGTCGGCCTCCGTGCCGGCCGTAGAGAAGGGAGAGGCCCGTGCCTGA
- the rhaS gene encoding rhamnose ABC transporter substrate-binding protein: MRKSSLRRACAAVAAVSSLALAATACGGTTKEDVKKESTGAAVATGKADPNAATKKGLTVGFLPKQVNNPYFTSSDKGGEAALKELGSNYKEVGPSSATDTSSQVSYVNTLTQQQVDAMAVSAQDPGALCTALKQAMSNKIKVVTYDSDTNPECRNAFVSQASAEDLGRTEVQLLAEQIGYKGEIAILSAAQTATNQNTWIDFMKDELKDPKYKDIKLVKVAYGNDDAQQSFQQTQGLLQQYPNLKGIISPTTVGIKAAAQYLSGSKYKGKVKLTGLGTPNDMRTYVKNGTVDAFELWDPSKLGALAAQTAVALVSGQITGAEGETFKAGGAEYTIGKNGVINIGKPTVFNAKNIDQFNF; encoded by the coding sequence ATGCGCAAGTCATCCCTCCGCCGTGCCTGCGCGGCCGTCGCCGCCGTCTCCTCCCTCGCCCTCGCCGCCACCGCCTGCGGCGGCACCACCAAGGAGGACGTGAAGAAGGAGAGCACCGGCGCGGCCGTCGCCACCGGCAAGGCCGACCCGAACGCGGCCACCAAGAAGGGCCTGACCGTCGGCTTCCTGCCCAAGCAGGTCAACAACCCCTACTTCACCTCCTCCGACAAGGGCGGCGAGGCGGCCCTGAAGGAGCTGGGCTCCAACTACAAGGAGGTCGGCCCCTCCAGCGCCACCGACACCTCCAGCCAGGTCTCCTACGTCAACACCCTGACCCAGCAGCAGGTCGACGCGATGGCCGTGTCCGCGCAGGACCCGGGCGCCCTGTGCACCGCGCTCAAGCAGGCCATGAGCAACAAGATCAAGGTCGTCACCTACGACTCCGACACCAACCCCGAGTGCCGCAACGCCTTTGTCTCGCAGGCGTCCGCCGAGGACCTCGGCCGCACCGAGGTGCAGCTGCTCGCCGAGCAGATCGGCTACAAGGGCGAGATCGCGATCCTGTCGGCCGCGCAGACCGCGACGAACCAGAACACCTGGATCGACTTCATGAAGGACGAGCTGAAGGACCCCAAGTACAAGGACATCAAGCTCGTCAAGGTGGCGTACGGCAACGACGACGCCCAGCAGTCCTTCCAGCAGACCCAGGGCCTGCTCCAGCAGTACCCGAACCTGAAGGGGATCATCTCCCCGACCACCGTCGGCATCAAGGCGGCCGCGCAGTACCTGTCGGGCTCCAAGTACAAGGGCAAGGTCAAGCTGACCGGCCTCGGCACCCCGAACGACATGCGCACCTACGTCAAGAACGGCACCGTCGACGCCTTCGAGCTGTGGGACCCCTCGAAGCTCGGCGCGCTGGCCGCCCAGACCGCGGTGGCGCTGGTCTCGGGCCAGATCACCGGCGCCGAGGGTGAGACCTTCAAGGCCGGCGGCGCCGAGTACACCATCGGCAAGAACGGTGTGATCAACATCGGCAAGCCGACCGTGTTCAACGCCAAGAACATCGACCAGTTCAACTTCTAA
- a CDS encoding L-rhamnose mutarotase, with amino-acid sequence MQRVCFLLKVRQDRLAEYRERHAAVWPEMLDALSATGWHNYSLFLRDDGLLVGYLETEDFAAAQAGMEAAEVNARWQAEMAPFFESLDGARPDEAMKPLTEVFHLA; translated from the coding sequence ATGCAGCGCGTCTGTTTCCTGCTCAAGGTCCGACAGGACCGCCTCGCCGAGTACCGCGAACGCCACGCGGCCGTGTGGCCGGAGATGCTCGACGCTCTCTCGGCCACCGGCTGGCACAACTACTCGCTCTTCCTGAGAGACGACGGCCTGCTCGTCGGCTACCTGGAGACCGAGGACTTCGCCGCCGCCCAGGCCGGCATGGAGGCCGCCGAGGTCAACGCCCGCTGGCAGGCGGAGATGGCCCCGTTCTTCGAGTCCCTGGACGGAGCCCGGCCGGACGAGGCCATGAAACCCCTCACCGAGGTCTTCCACCTCGCCTGA
- a CDS encoding BNR repeat-containing protein: MRRRTLLAGALLSAAASPVLAAGTARAADPGPSITRRTTTRLDAQAVFFVSYDGLVNNNSFQKNGLLTYKGYQYATWYTATRNAVVARRILGGTTWSTVTLPHQLKSSDSHNVISMGVSKVDGRLHLNMDSHSDGFFYVKSVAGLLDNPATTSWTSSGFGAVQTTLDGLALTSQFTYPQFVSTPEGRLQLSYRVAISGNGRNALAEYDGSTWKNLGEWSGSTGTYTSEHGSSTARNMYLHGIDYDVNGRLHSFFTWREQNGAVMCSGGGITNHDTGYVYSDDRGRTWRNNAGTVVGVTGGSDKVAVTDSGLVVDPLNPDHSLMNQESQATDSAGRPHAIISYVPGRFGQCTTDYVNDRTVNGRAFHLRKNASGGWQKTEIPVVLGSSQRTKLILDKYDNAYAIFPFGRIAGASKASGYTDWKILFDGSGLNAFGEVVIDEMRVKADNTLSFMYQEKSSGTTPSALHVIDFTLPA; this comes from the coding sequence ATGAGACGACGCACCCTGCTGGCCGGCGCCCTCCTCAGCGCCGCAGCCTCCCCCGTGCTGGCCGCCGGCACAGCACGCGCCGCCGACCCCGGCCCCTCGATCACGAGGAGGACGACCACGCGACTCGACGCCCAGGCCGTGTTCTTCGTGTCCTACGACGGCCTGGTCAACAACAACTCGTTCCAGAAGAACGGTCTGCTGACCTACAAGGGCTACCAGTACGCCACCTGGTACACCGCCACCCGCAACGCGGTCGTCGCCCGCCGGATCCTGGGCGGCACCACCTGGTCCACGGTGACGCTGCCGCACCAGCTCAAGTCCAGCGACTCGCACAACGTCATATCCATGGGCGTCTCCAAGGTCGACGGCCGGCTCCACCTCAACATGGACTCCCACAGCGACGGCTTCTTCTACGTCAAGTCGGTCGCCGGGCTCCTCGACAACCCGGCGACCACGTCCTGGACGTCGTCCGGGTTCGGCGCCGTCCAGACCACCCTCGACGGCCTCGCGCTCACCTCCCAGTTCACCTACCCCCAGTTCGTCTCCACCCCGGAGGGCAGACTCCAGCTCAGCTACCGGGTCGCCATATCCGGCAACGGCCGCAACGCCCTCGCCGAGTACGACGGTTCGACGTGGAAGAACCTCGGCGAGTGGTCCGGCTCCACCGGCACGTACACCAGCGAGCACGGCTCCAGCACCGCCCGCAACATGTACCTGCACGGCATCGACTACGACGTCAACGGCCGGCTGCACTCGTTCTTCACCTGGCGCGAGCAGAACGGCGCCGTGATGTGCTCCGGCGGCGGCATCACCAACCACGACACAGGCTACGTGTACTCCGACGACCGCGGCCGGACCTGGCGCAACAACGCGGGCACCGTCGTCGGCGTCACCGGCGGCTCCGACAAGGTCGCGGTCACCGACAGCGGGCTCGTCGTGGACCCGCTCAACCCCGACCACTCCCTGATGAACCAGGAGAGCCAGGCCACCGACTCCGCCGGCCGGCCGCACGCGATCATCAGCTATGTCCCCGGCCGCTTCGGTCAGTGCACCACCGACTACGTCAACGACCGCACCGTCAACGGCCGCGCCTTCCACCTGCGCAAGAACGCCTCCGGCGGCTGGCAGAAGACGGAGATCCCGGTCGTCCTCGGCTCCAGCCAGCGCACCAAGCTCATCCTGGACAAGTACGACAACGCGTACGCGATCTTCCCGTTCGGCAGGATCGCCGGCGCATCCAAGGCCTCCGGGTACACCGACTGGAAGATCCTCTTCGACGGCAGCGGCCTCAACGCCTTCGGCGAGGTCGTCATCGACGAGATGCGGGTCAAGGCCGACAACACGCTGTCGTTCATGTACCAGGAGAAGTCGAGCGGGACGACTCCGTCGGCGCTCCACGTCATCGACTTCACGCTGCCGGCATGA